From Mucilaginibacter rubeus, a single genomic window includes:
- the kdpA gene encoding potassium-transporting ATPase subunit KdpA has protein sequence MNTELTGVIFTYLLTLAIAIPLGRYIAKVFKGEKTWLDFLAPLDRFIFRFSGIDTKREMNWKQHLLALLTINSVWLIYAFVCLMAQGHLPLNPDANPGQSADTAFNTAISFLVNCNLQHYSGESGATYFTQHFVFMFLHFVSAATGIAALVVVFRAMKDKVTDKLGNFWEYFVKSITRVLLPISFVIAVIFAFNGMTTSYAGKDTFISMQGDTVHVSRGPVAPLVAIKHLGTNGGGWFGANSAHPIENPNYLTNTVELVAQCIIPIALVFALGFYLNKKKFSYVIFGVMTLGMLMLLIPTMNAELHGNPAIAKMGISQPTGAMEGKEVRFGPANSAYWSIMTTIISTGSVNSMHDSAMPVSGTMMMLGMMINCFYGGCGVGFLNFYIFIIVAVFISGLMVGRTPEFLGRKIEAREMKIASLIALLHPFIILVGLAISSYVAVNVAGADWAVKPSAWLNNPGTHGFSEMLYEYTSSAANNGSGFEGLGDGNIFWNYTTGIVMILGRFLPIIGPLAIAGLLANKKYIPESAGTLKSDTSTFGLMIFAVIVIIAALSFFPSLALGPIAEHFSLK, from the coding sequence ATGAACACTGAACTAACGGGTGTAATTTTCACCTACCTGCTCACCTTAGCTATTGCCATTCCCCTTGGCCGCTACATAGCTAAGGTATTTAAAGGCGAAAAAACCTGGCTTGATTTTCTTGCCCCGCTTGATCGTTTTATCTTCCGCTTCAGCGGTATAGACACCAAACGCGAAATGAACTGGAAACAGCACCTGCTGGCCCTGCTTACCATCAACAGCGTTTGGTTAATATATGCTTTTGTTTGCCTTATGGCACAAGGCCATTTGCCGCTTAACCCCGACGCAAATCCAGGTCAGTCGGCAGATACGGCTTTTAATACCGCTATCAGCTTTTTGGTTAACTGTAACCTGCAGCATTACTCAGGCGAAAGCGGTGCTACTTACTTTACACAGCATTTTGTATTCATGTTCCTGCACTTTGTATCGGCTGCTACAGGCATTGCCGCATTAGTGGTAGTATTCAGGGCCATGAAAGATAAGGTTACCGATAAACTGGGTAATTTTTGGGAGTACTTTGTAAAATCAATCACCCGTGTATTACTACCTATTTCGTTTGTAATAGCCGTGATCTTTGCTTTCAATGGTATGACTACCAGCTATGCAGGTAAAGATACTTTCATCAGCATGCAGGGCGATACCGTTCATGTTTCCCGCGGACCGGTTGCTCCATTGGTTGCTATTAAACACCTGGGTACTAACGGTGGTGGCTGGTTTGGCGCGAACTCTGCCCACCCAATCGAAAATCCTAATTATTTAACTAATACAGTAGAGCTGGTAGCACAATGTATTATTCCAATCGCTTTGGTATTCGCGTTGGGTTTCTACCTCAATAAAAAGAAATTCTCCTATGTAATCTTCGGCGTGATGACGCTGGGAATGCTGATGTTGTTGATCCCAACCATGAATGCCGAGCTGCATGGCAATCCGGCTATAGCTAAAATGGGCATCAGCCAGCCAACTGGTGCTATGGAAGGTAAGGAAGTAAGGTTTGGCCCAGCCAATTCAGCTTACTGGAGCATCATGACCACCATTATTTCTACCGGTTCTGTAAACTCTATGCACGACAGCGCTATGCCGGTTTCAGGCACCATGATGATGCTTGGCATGATGATCAACTGTTTTTACGGTGGTTGCGGTGTAGGTTTCCTTAACTTCTACATCTTCATTATTGTAGCGGTATTTATTTCCGGGCTGATGGTTGGTCGTACGCCAGAGTTTTTAGGCCGAAAGATTGAGGCACGGGAAATGAAAATAGCTTCATTGATAGCTTTGCTTCACCCCTTCATTATCCTGGTAGGTTTGGCCATATCATCATACGTTGCGGTTAACGTAGCCGGTGCCGATTGGGCTGTTAAACCTTCCGCATGGTTAAATAATCCGGGCACACATGGTTTCTCCGAAATGCTGTACGAATACACTTCATCAGCAGCCAACAACGGTTCGGGCTTTGAGGGGCTGGGCGATGGTAATATTTTCTGGAACTACACCACTGGTATCGTGATGATATTGGGCAGGTTCCTGCCAATAATTGGTCCGCTGGCAATAGCCGGTTTATTGGCCAACAAAAAATATATCCCGGAATCAGCCGGTACCCTAAAGAGCGATACCTCAACCTTTGGGTTGATGATCTTCGCGGTGATTGTGATCATTGCGGCGCTGTCATTCTTCCCATCACTGGCTTTGGGTCCTATTGCTGAACATTTTTCATTAAAATAA
- the kdpF gene encoding K(+)-transporting ATPase subunit F: protein MAALFIVAIAVFIYMVYVLLKPEKF from the coding sequence ATGGCCGCATTATTCATCGTAGCAATAGCCGTGTTCATTTACATGGTATACGTACTTCTCAAACCCGAAAAATTTTAA
- a CDS encoding IS4 family transposase, with amino-acid sequence MRVPDLLKLIPEERLAFLADYHKTDHKVKKLPVSVLFKLLLYSQFEVKHNSLRVMENIFNSYAFSHLSDKSEAQKIHYSSISERLSRADAVFFEALYQDCIERFSAQLPSKDNKQHQLLRFDSTLISLSSKLIRIGFRSGGSQEHVKQLKFTIGYSEIPEYVAFHHQATFNSENVALKQAIVGCPASNKSIVIVDAGLQSRDAYDELFDQGINFITRINPNPRSVVVEENNLFEATPDDYKLRLVTDRKLYLYNRKGKKTKNVYRYIEAVKPNGEVLAFLTNIFDFQAYEITALYKKRWDIEVFFKFIKQELNFSHLLSRSINGIKAVLYVRMILSLLIITYQKLNRIKSSKSAKQQFALEMEAELMKFIVRLYGGDPDKPPTNGHIPFW; translated from the coding sequence ATGCGTGTGCCCGACTTGTTAAAGTTAATTCCAGAGGAGCGTCTTGCGTTTTTGGCTGACTATCATAAAACAGACCATAAGGTAAAGAAACTACCGGTCTCAGTCCTTTTTAAGCTATTACTTTACAGTCAGTTCGAAGTAAAGCACAATAGCCTCAGGGTAATGGAGAATATCTTTAATTCGTATGCTTTCAGTCATTTATCTGACAAATCCGAAGCGCAAAAGATACATTACAGTTCAATCAGCGAACGCCTAAGCCGTGCGGACGCGGTTTTTTTTGAAGCTTTATACCAGGATTGTATTGAACGTTTTTCAGCCCAATTACCTTCGAAAGATAATAAACAGCATCAGTTGTTGCGTTTTGATTCAACGCTGATATCACTTTCATCCAAGCTGATCAGGATCGGATTTCGTTCCGGAGGAAGCCAGGAACATGTAAAACAGCTTAAATTTACTATAGGCTATTCAGAAATACCTGAGTATGTGGCTTTTCATCATCAGGCTACATTTAACAGTGAGAACGTAGCTTTGAAACAAGCCATTGTTGGCTGTCCTGCATCTAATAAAAGTATCGTTATAGTCGATGCCGGCCTACAATCAAGAGACGCCTATGATGAGCTCTTTGACCAGGGAATCAATTTTATTACACGAATCAATCCGAACCCACGTAGTGTAGTTGTTGAAGAGAATAACTTATTTGAAGCTACTCCTGATGACTATAAGCTTAGGCTGGTAACAGACCGTAAGCTTTACCTATATAACAGGAAGGGAAAAAAGACAAAGAACGTTTATCGATATATCGAAGCAGTCAAACCCAATGGAGAAGTACTCGCTTTTTTGACCAATATCTTTGATTTTCAAGCTTATGAAATAACCGCACTGTATAAGAAAAGATGGGATATAGAAGTGTTCTTCAAATTCATCAAACAAGAACTTAACTTCTCACATCTACTATCCAGAAGCATAAACGGCATCAAAGCCGTACTGTATGTCAGGATGATCCTATCGCTGTTAATAATAACTTACCAAAAGTTAAATCGAATTAAAAGTAGTAAGTCTGCTAAACAACAGTTTGCCTTGGAAATGGAAGCCGAACTCATGAAATTTATTGTAAGACTTTATGGTGGAGATCCCG